The following coding sequences are from one Rutidosis leptorrhynchoides isolate AG116_Rl617_1_P2 chromosome 11, CSIRO_AGI_Rlap_v1, whole genome shotgun sequence window:
- the LOC139875100 gene encoding uncharacterized protein, with translation MASAIRDVAKETLGVAIGTSRAHKSSRESWWLNDDVQTKVALKQTRFRELITFGEGTPAERTRIEERYKEAKREAKKAVAIAKDKAYEDLYRKLNSKEGANDIYRIAKARERRSRDLVNVKFIKNEAGQTIVKEDLIRNRWEEYFASLFCRERPERNGELHEVREYQNNCFCTRINQEEVRSSLRKMGRNKAVGPDQIPIEAWRCLGDEGGFLFPWSSVFFLSLSFT, from the exons ATGGCGTCCGCTATCAGAGATGTGGCAAAAGAGACTTTAGGGGTGGCAATAGGGACATCGAGAGCCCATAAGAGTAGTAGAGAATCGTGGTGGCTTAATGACGATGTCCAAACGAAAGTCGCGTTAAAACAGacgaggtttagggagctcattactTTTGGAGAAGGGACACCTGCAGAGAGAACTAGGATAGAAGAAagatataaagaagctaaaagagaagcaAAGAAGGCCGTAGCTATTGCTAAAGACAAAGCATATGAAGATTTATATAGGAAACTAAACTCTAAAGAGGGAGCTAATGACATATATAGGATAGCTAAAGCTAGGGAGCGAAGAAGCAGGGACTTGGTTAACGTCAAATTTATCAAGAATGAAGCGGGTCAAACTATAGTGAAAGAAGACCTTATTAGGAATAGATGGGAGGAGTATTTTGCATCCCTCTTCTGTAGGGAAAGACCCGAGCGGAACGGGGAACTCCATGAGGTTCGTGAGTATCAAAACAACTGTTTCTGTACGAGGATTAACCAGGAGGAAGTTAGATCGTCtctacgaaagatggggagaaacaaagcagtaggaccagACCAAATTCCGATTGAGGCATGGAGGTGCCTAGGAGATGAAGGG GGCTTTTTGTTCCCCTGGAGCTCAGTTTTCTTTTTATCATTATCTTTCACTTGA
- the LOC139875101 gene encoding uncharacterized protein, producing the protein MVDKLGSKAGDHPEPYKLTWLKKGNHVTINKRCLVQFLIGRKYSDEVWCEVIPMNACHILLGCPWQFDRKTKHDGYRNTYSFYKDGVHVTLAPLDTRQKSTKKPNLFLNRSDIMAARKTTSIVFVLVITEENSVVNDIPDEVVPLMEEFSNVFPNEIPPGLPLMRDIHHCIDFIPGSTIPNKPAYRMNPTEFEELQRQVTELLEKGLIRESKSPCAVPALLVPKHGGTFRMCIDSRAVNKIIIKYRFPIPRFDDLLDQLYGTKVFSKIDLRSGYHQIRM; encoded by the coding sequence ATGGTTGACAAACTGGGATCGAAGGCTGGAGACCACCCAGAACCGTACAAATTGACTTGGCTGAAAAAAGGAAACCATGTAACCATTAATAAAAGGTGTTTAGTACAGTTTTTGATTGGGAGAAAATATAGTGATGAGGTGTGGTGCGAGGTTATCCCGATGAATGCTTGCCACATTCTGTTGGGATGTCCGTGGCAGTTTGACAGGAAGACCAAGCATGATGGATACCGCAACACGTATTCTTTTTACAAGGACGGGGTTCACGTTACTTTAGCACCACTTGACACccgacaaaagtcaacaaaaaaacCCAACCTTTTCCTAAATAGATCTGATATTATGGCAGCGAGAAAAACTACATCTATAGTATTCGTGCTAGTTATTACAGAAGAGAATTCTGTAGTGAATGACATACCTGATGAAGTAGTACCCCTTATGGAAGAATTCTCAAATGTTTTTCCAAATGAGATCCCTCCTGGGCTACCGTTGATGCGTGATATCCACCACTGTATAGACTTTATACCGGGATCTACCATTCCTAATAAACCCGCTTATCGAATGAATCCCACCGAGTTTGAGGAGTTGCAACGACAAGTAACAGAGTTGTTAGAAAAGGGTCTCATACGAGAGAGCAAGAGCCCATGTGCGGTCCCTGCATTGTTAGTGCCGAAACATGGAGGCAccttccgcatgtgtattgatAGTCGTGCGGTTAACAAAATCATCATAAAATATCGTTTTCCTATTCCACGTTTTGATGACTTATTGGATCAGTTGTATGGCACAAAagttttttctaaaattgacttgagAAGTGGTTACCACCAGATTCGCATGTGA